DNA from Meleagris gallopavo isolate NT-WF06-2002-E0010 breed Aviagen turkey brand Nicholas breeding stock chromosome 12, Turkey_5.1, whole genome shotgun sequence:
GTTTTGTCTTCCTGCGTTTTTGTCTCCTCACTCCTTCTTTCCTGCCCCACCTTTTTGCTGCCCACCCTTGCTTAGCTCTCAGCCTCTCACACCCAACActttttcctcctgcccagtTTCTCTACCAAACTGTAAACTGCTCCCCAAGCAGTGGCTCTCGGGGCTCCCTAGCTGAGAAGAGGTCCCAGACCCATGCACATTCCTGCTCCTAGCTGTGGGGCATAGGAAGCGAGTTGTGAGCTCCTAGGGAACAAAAGGACCCCACAAagtggcagcagcagaatgGGGGAGATCGCAGAGGAGGCGTGAGTGTtttcaaaaaaaggaaatacagtgaGGCTGCATCTCCCCAAGAGGACCCTGCAGCCCAGCTTCATCGTGAGCCCAGGGACTTGGATGCTATTAGGCAGTTCATTAGTAAAACCTCTGAGCCGTTCCCGCTGCTGTTGAGTACCTATTAATGCCTCTTGAGGGGAGAGGAGAACAACGTGAAAGCACAAAATCTGAGGGCCCTTGATCTCTTTTTGGACTGAGAGGtcagggctggggctgaggggcagctgtggggaggAGAGGCTGCGCAGGGACGCAGGgtgtgaaagcagcagctttgcacATCCCTGATTATTTTGAAAGTCTGAGTGCAAAACATAACCCGACTTGAACTGCAACTTCTCAAAGGCTCCGGAGGGGCACGTTGGGGTTATAAACACCTAGTCAGAGCCCTGCTTCATGCCGAGTTTGAGCCAGGTATTCTTGCACCGTAGGGAAAGCAGGCAAAACCTGCACAGATGTCCCTGacagctgcagctgggctgcGGTAAGCCACCCCTGCTGTGACAGTTTATTAGCACTGCGGGGTCTGTCCCCTTCTCCTTGCTTGTGTATACAGTCAGCTGTTAAAGGACACTGACATCACTTAATTAATGGTTTAATTGAATCTCACAGAGGGATCGAAATTGGCTGCCTGACTCCTGCCACTGAGATGCTCGCATAGGAAATAGTAAATCACCAATTCAGCAAATAAAGCTGTACTCTAGGTAGAAAGTCCCTGTTGTAGGGGTGagggaaataattcctctttgCACAGTAATATGCTATTAAGATAAGTCTGGGGCTATTTTTTTCAAGCCACCAGGTGTCATCCCTGGGCAAGGGAAGAGTAACTGGGTTAGACTATCTCCCCAAGGCACTCATTAATGGGGAAACAGACCTGAGGTAGCGCTTTATCTCTAAGTCAGAACAGTTTTGTATTTCACCTCCCATATAATGGAGGAAGGTACAcatggtattttaaaatgaagggCAATACTCAAGAAAGGCCATGGTAGAACTGGGATGAGGCTTTGCAGTCAGTAGCACCTTCTGAGCTTGTtttcaggagggaaaaaaaacaaagaaagctttttctgaGAGTAGGGAATCAAAGATGagcaggaagaggagggagTAGAGAGAAAAAACATCCCAAAGCAACGGGAAAGCCTAAAGGGAGAGGATGTGACCCTAATGATGGTGCTAATGCTGTGGTCATACTACTCAAGTAATTGCTGCTCAGGAGGAATGTGAGCCAATAGAAAACAGTATTCTACCCAGGCACCAAGAAAAGCAATTAAGACTGGTAAATACCAGTGGTTGACTAAAACTAGGCCTTTAATTAATAGTTTCATCTGAAGAGTAAGGAAATCATTAAGTGCTATTGGTGTCTATTAATTCCCTGCAAGAGGAACCACAATAGAGGGTTTTAAGAGTTCTTTCACAGAATAGTGTGTGCGACTGAGCCCTTCCATGAAGAGGGAGATCTTGCTTTGTGTAGTTGGGCTCTCCCATATCACTGACAGCTGCCCCTGAAGCCTGGGATTTGCTGTGAAATAAACAGCTCAGACCAAGTATTTAGCTAGGACACAGCTTAGGGGGTGCTCTGTCAGGGCTGGAGTGAAAGCGGCTGGAAATGTAATCAGTTAAAAGGTGCACAACTGAAGCACTGTGCTGGAAAGCTTAGGGAGGATACATGGAACTGGAGGTTCATAAGACAGATATTGCTCGCTATTGTAAGGATCTGGCCACTGAAGTGTGAGACTAACATCAGTCCCTTCTGTTCAGGATGGAGAGAGCTAAATAAACATCAGTTGGAGGAAGGAGTAGAAATAGGTGCCCAAACCAGTCAGAGTGAACAGGGAGATACAACACCCCGCTGTACTAACGGTGGCCATGTATCAGGAGGTTTCAtcaaatattcagaaatgcTCAGAAACTAAGGAGCAGCCTCTGTACAGGGCACAGCCTTGATTCTAAGTCTGGATGAGAGAAAGGTTTACTATAGTTGCTATTTGATTCTCAAGTCATCCACCTACTCTTCCCCGAATTTCAAGAAGACCACAGATCTTTTTGTAatcttgtttttttcactgtatttgtCTAACATGGGCATTTCTGCTGCATTGATGCAACAAGCAGCTTGTGGTACAGAATGGTAGTGTTCGGTTTTCTCAGTGTGTGTTATGCAGTGCATCACTGACAAGCCTGCCAGCACTGACTCGTGCTCCTCCTTTGTCAGGGCTACTacagtgctctgcagaaagcagtctGCTGCGAGGCACTCCAGTGTTCATGGCTGCTTTTGCCAGCTAGCTGCCCAGAGAGTCACAATTAATCTTTGTGGTTCATAGGATCTCCTCCTTAAAAAGAGTAATATGGAGTCACTAGAAGCTCAGCCATCTTTCTGGAGCAACGGGGAAGCTCTTCTAGTCTGTCAGACATCTGTGAAGAATCTCTCTTCCTTGCTGTCAAATTTGAGACAGCTCAAGGAACTTCCCTTCAAGATAACTTCTCCTCTATTCAAATTCAGACAGTTGGAGTAAGGTAAGGGACTCATCTGGatcttattttattctcttctgtCAAATGCAACTCAACAGGCTCTTCTAAGCAGACTGATTTCTTTCAAAACCTGCTGTATGCCATTCAGCCCCATGAAGGAGGTTCACTGCCTTGTTGCCATGGTACCCTTTCTCTAAAGAGGAAGAGAATAGTTAATTATGCAATTTAAGAAACGAAGGAGGAACGacaaagagaaataatagaAAGGAAGATTCTGGGTTTGCGATAAGACTGCTGGCTGCACCAGAATACACTGTTTACAAGTGAAATGTTTGCCCAGCATATGCTGTATATAGCAAAGAATTGATTTTCTGGCAGCATGGATTTCAAGGAGCTGCCCTATGCTAGGCAATGTGCTTTTGCCATCCAGGAGATTGAGCCTGTAGTCAGTTACTGCTGTTACTCTTTGGTTAACGTTCCAAAGAGTCTCAGACATATTTGTTTGGCTGCAATTCTCTCTGGATGGAGGTAGGGCAGCAATAATACATCACAAATCCATGACAAGCCCATGCTGCCTGTGGATATACAGAAGCACAGTTCCAgatgaaaatgctttaaatcttCTTGGCAGCAGTTTGTTGTTCTCAGGCCTCTAACCCCCTGCTTGCTTACCCCAGGAGCTCCAGCAGATCCAGTTTGTGGTGCACAAGGCAGAACCAAGGGGATTGCAAGCAGCAAAACTGGCACAATCCCAGCCCCTTCGAAGGACTGGCATTTTCCATttgccagcagcactgacagGCTGGCTACAACGTGACTGCAACAAAGCACCACAGCAGACCTTTGACAGTAATGGAATCTGACTGTGCTGCTCCACGCTGTGCGAATGGTGAGAGTCGCTTCATGCACACCACAATAAGCTCTGCAAGCCAGGTGGAAAAGCGTTACCCCATGCCTAGTTTCCAAATGTGTGCAgtaagagaaagagagaaggaagatgaaGTGACCCCATGCAGTTGTTTACTACAGAAGACTGGAAGGAGATCTGATTTAGTACATACCTGATGTTCCCCCTTCTACCTAACAAGAACAGTAATAGCACTGAAGGCTAGACAAGAGCCACATACtgtggaaagaggaaaagagcagCTGAGAGGCAATAATAACCCAAAATACTTCTAGAGACACAGCAGGAATGACTGTCAAAAGACCAACATTTTAATCAACAAACTTTACACACAAGAGGCTTCCCACTAAGGAACTACATGTACTCCTGCATTTACTACTAGGCTTCTTCTACCCCTTGGGCTTCTAAGGCCCAGGATGGTCTTCTTAAACCCTCTCTCATCAAAAAATTCCAGGGAGGATGGCTTTCCAGAATGTGACACAACCTAGTCCCTGTTATACGAGCTAATATTGAATGCAGTGTCTCTTCCATTCCCTTCTCACATCCGCCTGGCTTTCCGTGGGCGGCAGCCGTTGTGTGGAACCGGGGTGTTGTCGGTGATGGAGATGACCTCCAAACCTCCCATAGTCAGCCCCTTGATGGCAGCCTGGAACAGAGCGAGACAGCAGATGATATGCTGTTATCAACACAttgcagagcagaaaagggaaaaagctgaGGGGCAAAAAGATTGGTCCCCTGTGAAAATCAGCTTGGCTCACTAGTTCTACTTTGGAATTATCTTAAAGTATTAATATCAGAGGGAACATTTTAAACCTCTCTCTCCACTCCTTTCATCAGAATTCCCATCAGCTTTGGTGCTTAAGtggcaagaaaacaaatacagcttTTATTCTGTCTCCAAAGTAAAAGATTCtgaaatttttattattctacGTTTTCTTCACTAGGCAATTCAGTGATGAATTCTTTGTGTCaccttcagaaaaataaaccaaattaATCGGTACTGTCATGAGACCAgcctcaattaaaaaaaaaaaaagacaacgtGGATGAtgtctgagaaagaaaaaaatatgacagGAAACTGACACCTACTTTGCGTCCTGGCCCCAGTCCTTTCACCATGACTCGTACATGCAGTACACCCTTTCCGCGTGCCTTCtgagaaaggaagagctggTTAGTATTCTCTTAGACAAATTGGCCACTGTTCTGCCTCCTCTGGAGTCCTTCATTCCCTTTTGACCTACTATCATAGTAttctttaagtaaaaataaaaagtaggtGGGAATGGATATGGAGAAGATAGATGGTGATTACTGCACAGAACCAGACGCCAGCAGAAAAGGAGCCCTGGATAAACAGTGGCAGTTTGAAGGAAACTTGTGTTAAGCTGTCAACTCTGCATACAGAGGAAGTGTCTGAGATCAAACTATCCATGACCTAAAGACAGGACAGAAAATGACATATCCATGGATACCTGACTAACAAGGAGCATCTCAAAGCTGTTTTCCCTTATCTAATACAGTGACTTTTATCTTGTGATCAGTGGATTCCTTCTAGAGagtaaatgagaaaagcagTCAAGCTTTATATTCACTGTGCAGGAGTCCACAGCAACAGTGTAAAAATTCTAGGGGCTTgcaaattgaaaatgaaaaacacctGCTGtaaagcagagcagtgctgccaccAAGTGGAGCTCCTCTGGGTCTCAGTTTCTCTGTTCAGGTGCGATTAATCTACTACAAACTTTAACAGGAATAGGAACAAATCTGGCCAACCACTGTTATGCAGCTTTTATGAGGCTCCAATGAGCGAAGACTAATAGTGAAAGTGTTCTTATATTCCCCTGAATCAACCATAATAAGCTGTTGGCCAGCAGTGGCACAGAACACCTCTGACATGAAAGGTTTCACGTAATTTAGGATGAGGATTTTCAGTTTAACCTTGCCTTATTTTGCTGTAATGAGAACTGTAACACAGCCAGCCTCATTTTTTCCTGTCACCTGGACACCTATATAGgtttttttacattaaattgTATGCATCTGGAAATTACATCTACATGGACATCACCTTCTCTGACTGGAACTGCTGGCAGAAGCTCATTTCTCCTGTGGCAGAGAACAAATATAAAAAGTTCAGCCAGTAATTACAGCCACTTCTCAATTCCCTACAGCACGAATTTAAACTGCTGCTGAGTCAGGAGCttatatttctaaaatgacTGAGGTATGTTCCCTTTCAATGAAAGAGCTATGAAACAAGCTAGGAAATGATAGGCTACAAGTTACAGTCAGCACTTGTACAGCTAACCTCACTTCCTGAGCATTTTTATCTGATGTTTCAAACACACTTTGCCAGTGTGAAGATGCTTGCTGTCAGCAAATGCCAGTGTGCTGCTTGAGTGTTAATGAGCAGAAGTCTACAGTGCTACTCATGAGCAAGGGATAGCAACATGAACAAGAAGCAAAATGTCTTCTGCTCTATTCTCCTGAAGATAAATGAAGCTACTGCACTTGTCCCTTATGGACCCAGGTAGCAGGGGGATGCAGGAAAGTGACAACAGCCAGTGCAGACTCACCGTTGCTGCCGCTATGCCAGCTGTCTGTGCCGCAATTGCAGTTGCCTTCTTGGCATTCTGAAAGCCTTCAGTGCCACAGGATGTACGGGCAAACGGCCTGTTGTCAAAGCTGACCACTTGGATGTGGGTACTACAGCAAGAGAgggacaaaagaaagaaagaagctcGAAGAGGATTTTACTCTCATAATGCATGGCTCCGCCACATAACTTGCTCCTTTCTCAAAGCCATATGAACTCTTTCAAGGCACATCAGTTCTACTCACATGGACCTCCCAGCAATGAACTTCGGGATTACAGTGGAGAATCTGAGATGGCAGAACCTTTGTGGACAGCCTGTTCCTACTGACTGTCCCAAAGATACAGCTAACCCTTTCACACACTCTTCTCACAGTAAGCATTGTACCTCttctatttcatagaatcacaaaacgGTTTGGGTTAGAAAGGACCTGAAAGCCCACACGGCCCCAATCCCCTGCTGGGGGTGGGTGCCCCCgtcagctcaggctgcccagggcccacccacagggaatggggcacccacggctctctgggcagctcaggTCTACATTCTGTATCATGAacttccatgttttttttttttcatttgaaatgcaaagCTTGAAGAGCATTACAAACCCTCATTGCACAGAACGGGAGAAGTTGTCTGCTCACTTGTTGTACGTGGCTTTGATGTGAGCTACCGGGATCTCTTCATACGTCTTTCCATCCCACCTCATGGAGTTCCTCTGCAGGATTAAGGGGCTGAGGAGCAAGACGACAGTTATCAGACACCGGCTCTTTCCACCcggggaaggaaagaagggacgGAGGAACGCCAGGAGCCCCGTATCCCCGTGCGAAGCCGACGCCGGCCGGCTCACCTCAGCTCGGTGCCGCCCAGGCTCTCGGCCCCTTTCTCcgccagctcctgcagcctccGCACGCCTGCGTGCACGCCGCGGCCTAGGCCGGCGCTGCGGGAAGAACGGGAAGCGAGGGCGTGAGCGGCGCTCNNNNNNNNNNNNNNNNNNNNNNNNNNNNNNNNNNNNNNNNNNNNNNNNNNNNNNNNNNNNNNNNNNNNNNNNNNNNNNNNNNNNNNNNNNNNNNNNNNNNGTGCATGGCGGCCCCGTCCCGACAGCGGCGTTCCCCCTCCGCGCGAGGCACGACGGGAGCTGGGAGGAAAGATGGCGGCGCCCAGTTCGCGGCTCTGCGGCTTCCGCCGGAGCGCGATGGCGGCGCGCGTGTGGTGGGCTGCGGGGTGCGGCCGGAGCTTGAGTACCGCTCCTCCCGCTGCTGTTCCCCGGCCGTGGAAGCTCTTCGGGGCTCTGTGCCTGCTGAGGCTGCCTCGCATCACGCAGCCCCTCcggaaggaggaagaggagatggcGGCCCTCATGGAGCAGGTAGCGGGGTGCTGCCCGAAGGAAAATGGCTGCCCTGGGGCTGAGGGGTCCGCTGGAGGCACCTCGAGTCTTGCGTTCGGTTTTGTGTCTCTCACTGCAATCAGACaccatcctggaggtgtttgaggatgggagatgtggcactgtagTTAGCGGGCACGGTAGGGTTGGTCTGGGTGATCTtggagctcttttccaaccttaatgatcaATGATTGTGCTGGTGGCC
Protein-coding regions in this window:
- the MRPS11 gene encoding 28S ribosomal protein S11, mitochondrial; protein product: SAAHALASRSSRSAGLGRGVHAGVRRLQELAEKGAESLGGTELSPLILQRNSMRWDGKTYEEIPVAHIKATYNNTHIQVVSFDNRPFARTSCGTEGFQNAKKATAIAAQTAGIAAATKARGKGVLHVRVMVKGLGPGRKAAIKGLTMGGLEVISITDNTPVPHNGCRPRKARRM